In the genome of Streptococcus oralis, one region contains:
- a CDS encoding 8-oxo-dGTP diphosphatase, with translation MSRAQATILTNICLIEDLETQRVVMQYRSPERNRWSGYAFPGGHVENGEAFVKSVIREIYEETGLIIQNPQLVGIKNWPLDTGERYIVFCYKATEFTGSLQSSEEGEVSWVQKDQIPNLDLAYDMLPLMEMMEAPDKSEFFYRHRTEDGWEKEIF, from the coding sequence ATGTCCCGTGCGCAAGCAACCATTTTAACCAATATCTGTCTGATTGAAGACCTTGAAACTCAGCGCGTGGTTATGCAGTATCGCTCTCCTGAAAGGAATCGCTGGTCTGGTTATGCCTTTCCTGGAGGTCATGTAGAAAATGGCGAGGCTTTCGTAAAGTCTGTCATTCGTGAAATCTATGAAGAAACAGGATTGATTATCCAAAATCCTCAACTGGTCGGTATTAAAAATTGGCCCTTAGATACAGGTGAGCGCTACATCGTCTTTTGTTATAAGGCGACAGAGTTTACTGGAAGTCTCCAATCATCCGAAGAAGGAGAAGTATCTTGGGTGCAAAAAGACCAGATTCCAAACTTGGATCTGGCCTATGATATGCTACCCTTGATGGAAATGATGGAAGCACCTGACAAGTCAGAGTTCTTCTATCGCCACCGTACAGAGGACGGCTGGGAGAAAGAAATTTTCTAG
- a CDS encoding transcription repressor NadR, whose translation MTKDRKQALLKLLKESPKALNGQTLAEHFHVTRQIIVQDIAILRADGAPILSTNRGYIYKENDANPYVHKLFKVKHELEEIGQELLAIVDNGGRVQNILIDHPVYGEIETLLKLTCRRDVQHFLEQVENSDFRPLSELTDGIHYHLVEAETQQDLHYIEEALDQLGYLVKD comes from the coding sequence ATGACAAAGGATCGCAAACAAGCTCTTCTCAAACTGTTAAAAGAGTCACCAAAAGCTCTCAATGGTCAAACCTTGGCTGAACACTTTCATGTCACACGCCAAATCATCGTCCAAGACATTGCCATCTTGCGAGCCGATGGCGCTCCTATCTTGTCAACCAATCGTGGTTATATCTACAAAGAAAATGATGCCAACCCCTACGTCCACAAACTCTTTAAAGTGAAACATGAACTGGAAGAAATTGGTCAGGAACTTTTGGCTATAGTAGATAATGGCGGACGCGTTCAAAATATCTTAATTGATCATCCCGTTTATGGTGAAATTGAAACTCTGCTCAAACTCACCTGTCGCCGAGATGTCCAGCATTTTCTGGAACAAGTCGAGAATTCTGACTTTAGACCACTTTCTGAATTGACAGACGGCATCCATTACCACCTTGTTGAAGCTGAAACACAACAAGACCTCCACTATATCGAGGAGGCCTTGGATCAGTTAGGTTATTTAGTAAAAGACTAG
- the pcrA gene encoding DNA helicase PcrA, translating into MNALLNGMNDRQAEAVQTTEGPLLIMAGAGSGKTRVLTHRIAYLIDEKMVNPWNILAITFTNKAAREMKERAYGLNPATQDCLIATFHSMCVRILRRDADHIGYNRNFTIVDPGEQRTLMKRILKQLNLDPKKWNERTILGTISNAKNDLIDDVAYAAQAGDMYTQIVAQCYTAYQKELRQSESVDFDDLIMLTLRLFDQNPDVLTYYQQKFQYIHVDEYQDTNHAQYQLVKLLASRFKNICVVGDADQSIYGWRGADMQNILDFEKDYPQAKVVLLEENYRSTKTILQAANDVIKNNKNRRPKNLWTQNADGEQIVYYRANDEQDEAVFVAKTIDELGRSQNFLHKDFAVLYRTNAQSRTIEEALLKSNIPYTMVGGTKFYSRKEIRDIIAYLNLIANLSDNISFERIINEPKRGIGPGTVEKIRDFANMQDMSMLDASANIMLSGIKGKAAQSIWEFANMILDLREQLDQLTITELVEAVLEKTGYIDILNAQATLESKARVENIEEFLSVTKNFDDNPDSQEEETGLDKLSRFLNDLALIADTDSGSQETSEVTLMTLHAAKGLEFPVVFLIGMEENVFPLSRAAEDPDELEEERRLAYVGITRAEKILYLTNANSRLLFGRTNYNRPTRFITEISSDLLEYQGLARPANTSFKASYSSGGVAFGQGMSLAQALQERKRNAAPSSIQSSGLPFGQFSAGNKKDSTDTSWSIGDIALHKKWGEGTVLEVSGSGDTRELKINFPEVGLKKLLASVAPIEKKI; encoded by the coding sequence ATGAACGCATTATTGAATGGAATGAATGACCGTCAAGCTGAGGCGGTGCAAACGACCGAAGGTCCCTTATTGATTATGGCGGGGGCTGGTTCTGGGAAGACTCGTGTTTTAACTCACAGAATCGCCTACTTGATTGATGAAAAAATGGTTAATCCTTGGAATATCTTGGCCATTACCTTTACCAACAAGGCTGCGCGTGAGATGAAGGAGCGTGCTTACGGACTAAATCCAGCAACCCAGGACTGCCTGATTGCGACCTTTCACTCCATGTGTGTTCGTATTTTGCGTCGTGATGCGGATCATATTGGCTACAATCGTAATTTCACCATTGTAGATCCAGGAGAACAGCGAACTCTTATGAAGCGCATTCTCAAGCAATTAAACTTGGATCCGAAAAAATGGAATGAACGGACTATTTTGGGAACCATTTCCAATGCTAAGAATGACCTAATTGATGATGTGGCTTATGCTGCTCAAGCTGGTGATATGTATACGCAAATCGTGGCCCAGTGTTACACAGCCTATCAAAAAGAGCTTCGTCAGTCAGAGTCTGTTGATTTTGATGATTTGATTATGTTGACCTTGCGTCTCTTTGATCAAAATCCTGATGTTTTGACCTATTACCAGCAGAAGTTTCAGTATATTCATGTTGATGAGTACCAAGATACCAACCATGCCCAGTACCAACTGGTCAAACTCTTGGCTTCACGCTTTAAAAATATCTGCGTGGTCGGTGATGCGGACCAGTCTATCTACGGTTGGCGTGGGGCTGATATGCAGAATATCTTGGATTTCGAGAAAGATTATCCTCAAGCCAAGGTCGTTTTGTTAGAGGAGAATTATCGTTCAACCAAAACCATTCTCCAAGCTGCCAATGACGTCATCAAAAACAATAAAAACCGCCGTCCTAAGAATCTCTGGACCCAGAATGCGGATGGGGAGCAAATCGTCTACTACAGAGCCAACGATGAACAAGATGAGGCTGTTTTTGTAGCCAAAACCATAGATGAACTTGGTCGCAGCCAAAACTTCCTTCACAAAGACTTTGCAGTTCTTTATCGAACCAATGCGCAATCTCGTACTATTGAGGAGGCCCTGCTCAAGTCCAATATTCCTTATACTATGGTTGGAGGGACCAAGTTCTACAGCCGTAAGGAAATCCGTGATATTATTGCCTATCTTAATCTTATTGCCAATTTGAGTGATAATATCAGTTTTGAGCGCATTATCAACGAACCTAAGCGCGGAATCGGCCCAGGAACCGTTGAGAAAATTCGCGATTTTGCGAATATGCAAGACATGTCTATGCTGGATGCTTCAGCAAATATCATGTTATCAGGAATCAAGGGTAAGGCAGCTCAGTCTATCTGGGAGTTCGCCAATATGATTCTGGATTTGCGGGAGCAACTGGACCAGTTAACCATTACAGAGTTAGTTGAGGCTGTTTTAGAAAAAACAGGTTATATCGATATTCTCAATGCCCAAGCGACCTTGGAAAGCAAGGCTCGGGTTGAAAATATCGAGGAATTTCTCTCTGTTACCAAGAACTTTGATGACAATCCTGATAGTCAAGAAGAGGAAACAGGTTTAGATAAACTCAGTCGTTTCTTGAATGACCTTGCCTTGATTGCGGATACAGATTCAGGCAGTCAGGAGACATCAGAAGTAACCTTGATGACCTTGCACGCTGCTAAGGGACTCGAGTTCCCAGTTGTCTTTCTCATCGGGATGGAGGAAAATGTCTTTCCACTTAGTCGTGCAGCAGAAGATCCGGATGAGCTAGAAGAGGAACGCCGTTTGGCCTATGTCGGTATCACACGAGCAGAAAAGATCCTCTATCTGACCAATGCCAACTCACGCTTGCTTTTTGGGCGTACCAACTACAATCGTCCGACCCGTTTTATCACTGAAATCAGTTCTGACCTGCTTGAGTATCAGGGCTTGGCTCGTCCAGCGAATACCAGTTTTAAAGCTTCTTATAGCAGTGGTGGCGTGGCCTTTGGTCAAGGTATGAGCTTAGCTCAGGCCCTTCAAGAACGGAAACGCAATGCTGCACCAAGCTCTATCCAGTCAAGTGGTCTCCCATTTGGACAGTTTTCAGCTGGAAATAAAAAAGATTCGACTGATACAAGTTGGTCCATTGGTGACATTGCCCTTCACAAGAAGTGGGGTGAGGGGACAGTCCTTGAAGTCTCAGGTAGTGGGGATACTCGAGAACTAAAAATCAATTTCCCAGAAGTAGGTCTGAAAAAACTTCTAGCCAGCGTAGCTCCAATTGAGAAAAAAATCTAA
- a CDS encoding formate--tetrahydrofolate ligase, whose amino-acid sequence MKTDIEIAQSIELKPIVDVVEKLGIFYDDLELYGKYKAKLSFDKIRAVESIPVGKLILVTAINPTPAGEGKSTITIGLADALNKIGKKTMIAIREPSLGPVMGIKGGAAGGGYAQVLPMEDINLHFTGDMHAITTANNALSALIDNHLHQGNELGIDQRRILWKRVVDLNDRALRHVTVGLGGPLNGIPREDGFDITVASEIMAILCLATDIEDLKRRLANIVIGYRYDRTPVSVGDLQVEGALALILKDAIKPNLVQTIYGTPAFVHGGPFANIAHGCNSVLATSTALRLADYTVTEAGFGADLGAEKFLDIKTPNLPTSPDAVVIVATLRALKMNGGVAKDALTEENVEAVRAGFANLQRHVENIRKFGIPAVVAINEFVTDTEAEIAALKELCASIDVPVELASVWADGAEGGVALAETLVKTISENPANYTRLYDNDLSVQEKIEKIVTEIYRGSKVNFEKKAQTQIAQIVQNGWDKLPICMAKTQYSFSDNPNALGAPENFEITIRELVPKLGAGFIVALTGDVMTMPGLPKRPAALNMDVESDGTVLGLF is encoded by the coding sequence ATGAAAACAGATATTGAAATCGCACAGAGTATTGAGTTAAAGCCAATCGTGGATGTTGTAGAGAAACTGGGTATTTTTTACGATGATTTGGAGTTGTACGGAAAGTACAAGGCTAAGCTCAGTTTTGATAAAATTCGTGCAGTTGAGAGTATTCCAGTTGGGAAATTGATCTTGGTAACTGCCATCAACCCAACGCCTGCAGGTGAAGGGAAGTCAACCATTACCATTGGTCTTGCAGACGCCTTGAATAAAATTGGTAAGAAAACCATGATTGCTATTCGCGAACCGTCTCTTGGTCCAGTCATGGGGATTAAGGGTGGTGCTGCTGGTGGTGGTTATGCCCAAGTGTTGCCAATGGAAGACATCAACCTCCACTTTACTGGAGATATGCATGCCATTACAACTGCCAACAATGCCCTTTCTGCTTTGATTGACAATCACTTGCACCAAGGGAATGAGCTGGGAATCGACCAACGTCGCATTCTCTGGAAACGTGTCGTGGACTTGAACGACCGTGCCCTTCGTCATGTTACCGTTGGACTTGGTGGCCCTCTAAATGGTATTCCACGCGAGGATGGTTTTGACATTACCGTTGCTTCAGAAATCATGGCCATTCTTTGCTTGGCGACTGATATTGAAGATTTGAAACGTCGTTTGGCTAATATTGTAATCGGTTATCGCTATGACCGTACCCCTGTTTCTGTAGGGGATTTGCAGGTTGAAGGTGCCTTGGCTTTGATCTTGAAGGATGCTATTAAGCCGAACTTAGTTCAGACAATTTACGGTACACCCGCTTTTGTACACGGTGGTCCTTTTGCCAATATTGCTCATGGATGTAACTCAGTTTTGGCAACAAGCACAGCCCTTCGCTTGGCTGACTATACAGTTACTGAAGCTGGTTTTGGTGCGGATCTTGGCGCTGAGAAATTCCTTGATATCAAGACACCAAACTTGCCAACTTCTCCGGATGCAGTAGTTATTGTCGCAACCCTTCGTGCCCTCAAGATGAATGGTGGAGTTGCTAAAGATGCTTTGACAGAGGAAAATGTGGAAGCCGTTCGCGCAGGTTTTGCCAATTTACAACGCCACGTTGAGAACATCCGTAAGTTCGGTATTCCAGCAGTTGTTGCGATTAACGAATTTGTCACTGATACAGAAGCTGAAATCGCAGCCTTGAAAGAACTCTGTGCTTCAATCGATGTTCCAGTTGAGTTGGCTAGTGTATGGGCTGATGGCGCAGAAGGTGGAGTAGCGCTTGCTGAAACGCTTGTCAAAACAATCTCAGAAAATCCAGCTAACTACACTCGTCTTTATGACAATGACCTTTCTGTCCAAGAAAAGATTGAAAAGATTGTTACTGAGATCTATCGCGGTAGCAAAGTGAACTTTGAGAAGAAAGCCCAAACGCAAATCGCTCAAATCGTTCAAAACGGATGGGACAAATTGCCAATCTGTATGGCTAAAACTCAGTACAGTTTTTCTGACAATCCAAATGCACTTGGAGCACCAGAAAACTTTGAAATTACCATTCGTGAGTTGGTACCAAAACTAGGTGCAGGTTTTATCGTTGCTCTTACTGGTGATGTTATGACCATGCCAGGTCTTCCAAAACGTCCAGCCGCTCTCAATATGGATGTTGAAAGTGATGGAACCGTTCTAGGATTGTTCTAA
- the coaC gene encoding phosphopantothenoylcysteine decarboxylase, with product MANILIAVTGSIASYKSADLVSSLKKQGHDVTVLMTEAAREFIQPLTLQVLSQNPVHLDVMQEPYPDQVNHIERGKETDLFIVVPATANTIAKLAHGFVDNMVTSTALALPDHVKKLVAPAMNTKMYDHPATQANLKTLETYGYQIISPKESLLACGDYGKGALADLNTILERIKETLDEKTL from the coding sequence ATGGCAAATATTCTGATCGCAGTGACAGGTTCTATTGCCTCCTATAAATCAGCTGATCTCGTCAGTTCTTTAAAAAAACAAGGCCATGATGTCACTGTCCTAATGACTGAGGCAGCGAGAGAGTTTATCCAGCCTTTGACACTACAGGTACTCTCACAGAATCCAGTTCATCTTGATGTCATGCAGGAACCCTATCCTGATCAAGTCAATCATATCGAAAGAGGAAAAGAAACCGACCTTTTTATCGTCGTCCCCGCTACCGCTAATACCATTGCCAAACTTGCGCATGGTTTTGTGGATAACATGGTTACGAGTACAGCTCTTGCCCTGCCAGACCACGTCAAAAAGTTAGTCGCACCAGCCATGAACACAAAAATGTATGACCATCCGGCAACTCAGGCTAATCTAAAAACATTAGAGACCTATGGTTATCAGATTATCTCTCCAAAGGAATCTCTACTAGCCTGTGGCGATTACGGAAAAGGCGCCCTAGCTGACCTGAATACTATTTTAGAAAGAATAAAGGAAACCCTCGATGAAAAAACGCTCTAA
- the coaB gene encoding phosphopantothenate--cysteine ligase: MKILVTSGGTSESIDRVRSITNHSTGLLGKIITETLLAAGHEVCLITTNRAVKPEPHPYLTIREIKNTHDLLLEMKEHVQNYQVLIHSMAVSDYTPVYMTGLEEVQASSNPEEFLDKQNKEAKISSNDEVQVLFLKKTPKIISLVKEWNPAIHLIGFKLLVDVSEDYLIEIARKSLIKNQADLIIANDLTQISANQHRAIFVEKDHLQTVQTKEEIASLLLEKIHAYDS; this comes from the coding sequence ATGAAAATTTTAGTTACGTCGGGCGGTACGAGTGAATCTATCGATAGAGTCCGCTCTATTACGAACCATTCTACTGGTCTCTTGGGGAAAATCATCACCGAAACCCTACTTGCTGCTGGTCATGAGGTTTGTCTGATAACGACAAACCGAGCTGTGAAGCCAGAACCTCATCCCTATCTAACCATTCGAGAAATCAAAAATACTCATGATCTTCTTTTAGAAATGAAAGAGCATGTTCAAAATTATCAGGTTCTGATTCATTCTATGGCAGTTTCTGACTACACTCCTGTTTATATGACGGGGCTTGAGGAGGTACAGGCTAGCTCTAATCCAGAAGAATTTTTAGACAAGCAAAACAAAGAAGCTAAGATCTCTTCCAATGATGAGGTGCAGGTTTTATTTTTGAAAAAAACACCCAAAATCATCTCTCTAGTCAAGGAATGGAATCCTGCTATTCATCTAATTGGCTTTAAACTGCTGGTTGATGTCTCTGAGGATTATCTTATTGAGATCGCACGAAAGAGTCTTATCAAGAACCAAGCAGACTTAATCATTGCAAATGACCTAACTCAAATTTCAGCAAATCAGCATCGGGCAATCTTTGTTGAGAAAGACCATCTTCAAACTGTTCAAACAAAAGAGGAAATTGCAAGCCTCCTACTTGAGAAAATTCATGCTTACGATTCATAG
- a CDS encoding ECF transporter S component gives MDIRKKTQFMTMTALLTAIAILIPIIMPFKIVIPPASYTLGSHIAIFIAMFLSPLMAAFVIIASSLGFLMAGYPMVIVLRAFSHIVFGILGAFYLKKFPETLDKPKASWIFNFVLGVVHAIAEVLACIIFYATSGTNVENMFYVLFVLVGFGTIVHSMIDYTLALAVYKVLRKRR, from the coding sequence ATGGATATACGGAAAAAAACGCAGTTTATGACCATGACTGCACTACTCACAGCAATCGCGATTTTGATTCCGATCATTATGCCTTTTAAAATCGTCATCCCACCAGCTTCTTACACTTTAGGAAGCCATATCGCCATCTTTATCGCCATGTTCCTATCACCTTTGATGGCTGCTTTTGTGATCATCGCTTCTAGTCTCGGCTTCCTGATGGCAGGCTATCCCATGGTTATCGTCCTGCGCGCCTTTTCTCACATCGTTTTTGGTATTTTGGGAGCATTTTACTTAAAAAAATTCCCTGAAACCTTGGATAAACCAAAGGCATCTTGGATTTTTAACTTTGTTTTGGGTGTTGTTCACGCTATTGCTGAAGTACTGGCTTGTATCATCTTCTATGCTACTTCAGGGACAAACGTTGAAAATATGTTTTATGTTCTCTTTGTCCTAGTTGGTTTTGGAACAATTGTCCATAGTATGATAGACTATACATTAGCACTAGCTGTCTATAAAGTGCTTCGAAAACGTCGCTAA
- a CDS encoding ECF transporter S component, translating to MKKRSNIAPIAIFFATMLVIHFLSSILFNLFPFPIKPTIVHIPVIIASIIYGPRVGVTLGFLMGLLSLTVNTITILPTSYLFSPFVPNGNIYSAIIAIVPRVLIGLTPYLVYKLLKNRTGLIIAGALGSLTNTVFVLGGIFFLFGNVFDGNIQKLLATVISTNSIAELLISAILTVAIVPRLQTLKK from the coding sequence ATGAAAAAACGCTCTAATATTGCGCCCATTGCAATCTTTTTTGCAACTATGCTCGTTATCCACTTTTTAAGTTCAATCCTGTTTAATCTTTTCCCATTTCCAATCAAACCAACCATCGTTCATATTCCGGTAATCATTGCAAGTATTATTTACGGCCCTCGAGTTGGAGTTACACTTGGTTTCTTGATGGGGCTACTTAGCTTGACGGTAAACACGATTACCATCCTTCCAACCAGCTACCTCTTCTCACCATTCGTACCGAACGGAAATATCTATTCTGCGATTATCGCTATTGTCCCTCGCGTTTTGATTGGTCTGACTCCTTACCTAGTTTATAAATTATTGAAAAACAGAACAGGCCTCATCATTGCCGGTGCTCTCGGTTCTCTTACCAATACCGTCTTTGTCCTTGGGGGAATCTTCTTCCTTTTTGGAAATGTCTTTGATGGCAATATCCAAAAACTCCTAGCAACTGTTATCTCTACAAACTCAATTGCTGAACTACTCATCTCAGCCATCCTAACTGTAGCAATTGTCCCACGATTACAAACCTTGAAGAAATAA
- a CDS encoding DUF2971 domain-containing protein — translation MENLNYFTGEFSESELKNHFDSLNEEKLKYELKNFINQYLDLDEEEQLKYARIVLVICSEFEKQIDKEIEKKLLEFFNKLFVDHFLNVSNFVIRHYLYFLYSYFYKELDYEDYSTLIDNNSLFLYLCHKVTTESLTEDHLTPYVIDGLLSVFLCVFAFTRFDYVKRVDLEKNLIELIDVIFKNINLKLFEIIDFWYFRLDELVSIFQFEHLKIINNYFMENPQSEDIDAYLDFISRHFDDIIEDSIEVIRKIAEENDSDIIRNQAIKIIEKYDNDYLNEKSDPESISAFDAEQLLEQADKIIYYIRSKLTVDANELKEIGSFGHYTKIDTLTNYLIKADWKNDNDDNDSKVKSPYLRLTNLKQLNDPMEGRAIHDYLGIDNTFFQQYQTSNVFISSLTTVSDSLPMWKEYADSSQGAFLEYNLSYLEDIVAHKSIEFVKVHYLDLMSENKDETDVGKSLDNLKQIFKKLKELEAEKELKSFAEKLKKISYLFKVKDYEYEMEYRILINLDDTAIQNIINRDANDSSNEKYLKKEEIGLEVFDKVNYNDFRKYIVLSPKDNGRYDLFVYINLAPLKYSKVILGPKVTDADYIAPYLKLANPDIEIESSKIPYR, via the coding sequence ATGGAAAATTTAAATTATTTTACTGGTGAATTTAGTGAATCCGAATTAAAAAATCATTTTGATTCCTTAAATGAAGAAAAACTGAAATACGAACTTAAAAATTTTATAAATCAATATCTAGATTTAGATGAAGAAGAACAATTGAAATATGCTAGGATTGTTTTAGTTATTTGTAGTGAATTTGAAAAACAAATTGATAAAGAAATAGAAAAGAAGTTGTTAGAGTTTTTCAATAAGCTCTTTGTAGATCATTTTTTAAATGTTTCAAATTTTGTAATTAGACATTATTTGTATTTTTTGTATTCTTACTTTTATAAAGAACTTGATTATGAAGACTATTCAACATTAATTGATAATAATAGTTTATTTTTATACTTATGTCATAAAGTAACTACGGAGAGTCTTACAGAAGATCACCTAACCCCTTATGTTATCGACGGTTTGTTATCAGTTTTTTTGTGTGTATTTGCATTTACAAGATTTGATTATGTAAAAAGAGTTGATTTAGAAAAGAACTTGATAGAACTTATTGATGTTATATTTAAAAACATTAATCTTAAATTATTTGAAATAATTGACTTTTGGTATTTTAGATTAGATGAGCTTGTTTCAATTTTTCAATTTGAGCACTTAAAGATAATAAATAACTATTTCATGGAGAATCCTCAATCTGAAGATATTGATGCCTACCTAGATTTTATATCAAGGCATTTTGATGATATAATTGAAGATTCAATAGAAGTTATTCGAAAGATAGCAGAAGAAAATGATTCGGATATCATCCGAAATCAAGCTATTAAGATAATTGAGAAATATGATAACGATTATTTAAATGAGAAAAGTGATCCAGAATCTATCTCAGCATTTGATGCTGAACAACTTTTAGAACAAGCGGACAAGATTATATACTATATTCGTTCTAAATTGACTGTTGATGCAAATGAGTTGAAAGAAATAGGTTCCTTTGGACATTATACTAAGATTGACACTTTAACAAACTACCTCATAAAAGCCGACTGGAAGAATGACAATGATGACAATGATTCTAAAGTGAAATCTCCCTATTTGCGGCTTACTAATCTCAAGCAGCTAAATGACCCGATGGAAGGAAGGGCAATCCACGATTATTTGGGTATAGATAATACTTTTTTTCAACAATACCAAACTTCCAATGTTTTTATATCCTCTCTAACCACGGTATCTGATAGTTTACCTATGTGGAAGGAATATGCAGATTCATCTCAAGGTGCCTTCCTTGAATATAATCTGTCTTATCTTGAAGATATAGTTGCTCATAAATCTATAGAGTTTGTTAAAGTTCATTATTTAGATTTAATGTCAGAAAATAAAGATGAAACAGATGTTGGTAAATCTCTTGATAATTTAAAACAGATATTTAAAAAATTGAAAGAGCTGGAAGCTGAAAAAGAATTAAAAAGTTTTGCTGAGAAATTGAAGAAGATTTCTTATCTTTTCAAAGTTAAAGACTATGAGTATGAAATGGAGTATCGTATTTTAATTAATTTAGATGATACAGCGATACAAAATATTATTAATAGAGATGCTAATGATTCATCAAATGAGAAATACTTGAAGAAAGAAGAAATTGGGTTAGAAGTTTTTGATAAAGTTAACTATAATGATTTTAGGAAGTATATCGTATTAAGCCCAAAAGATAATGGCAGATATGATTTATTTGTATACATTAATCTGGCTCCTTTGAAATACTCAAAAGTAATTCTGGGGCCAAAGGTTACGGATGCAGACTATATTGCTCCTTATCTCAAACTTGCTAATCCTGATATAGAGATAGAAAGTTCAAAGATCCCTTATCGTTAA